The Sulfolobus acidocaldarius DSM 639 genome has a window encoding:
- a CDS encoding ribonuclease P subunit p25 family protein encodes MSTKKPNEIVITKSKRIEDYVLDTIILFNQGYEEVEIRGSGQEINKAIEVYNQLVDRLKEGVRLEKVDIGSEVKDRRRISYILLRLKRIY; translated from the coding sequence ATGTCCACAAAAAAACCAAATGAAATCGTTATTACCAAATCTAAAAGAATAGAGGATTATGTACTAGATACGATAATACTCTTTAACCAAGGATACGAAGAGGTAGAAATAAGAGGAAGTGGTCAGGAGATAAATAAAGCTATAGAAGTTTATAACCAACTAGTTGATAGGCTGAAAGAGGGTGTAAGATTAGAAAAAGTAGATATAGGGAGTGAAGTTAAAGATAGACGCAGAATATCATACATATTGCTCCGACTGAAGAGGATTTACTAA